Proteins encoded in a region of the Bartonella taylorii genome:
- a CDS encoding protein-L-isoaspartate(D-aspartate) O-methyltransferase — MEQKGILRFREELAGLVLKMRSKGIDDVRFFAAFEKIPRQQFVAAPWFNSAYDNKVIPIDCGEYIERLEEQLLILFALSLKKKHRVLEIGTGSGFCTALMACLSGRVTTVDRYKTLVDLARQKFQTLGLENIIVRQVDGSRIVTGLGIFDRILIWPSRFDEPKEFLELLAENGMLIQAIGPDEGVQTVRRYTKIGSQFECLEMFQVRYQPFIKGIAEIL; from the coding sequence ATGGAGCAAAAGGGTATTTTACGATTTCGTGAGGAATTGGCTGGCCTTGTGCTAAAAATGCGTAGCAAAGGAATTGATGATGTTCGCTTTTTTGCGGCATTTGAAAAAATTCCGCGTCAACAGTTTGTTGCTGCTCCTTGGTTCAACAGTGCTTATGATAATAAAGTTATTCCCATTGACTGTGGTGAATATATTGAACGTTTGGAAGAGCAGCTTTTGATTCTTTTTGCGTTATCGTTAAAAAAAAAGCATCGTGTTTTAGAAATTGGTACAGGATCTGGTTTTTGTACTGCCCTTATGGCGTGTCTGAGTGGTCGTGTGACAACAGTTGATCGTTATAAAACGCTTGTTGATTTAGCACGGCAAAAATTTCAAACTTTGGGACTTGAAAATATTATTGTGCGGCAAGTTGATGGAAGTCGTATTGTTACAGGTCTGGGGATATTTGATCGTATTCTTATTTGGCCCTCACGTTTTGATGAACCAAAAGAATTTTTAGAACTTTTAGCTGAAAATGGGATGCTTATTCAAGCTATAGGACCTGATGAAGGGGTACAAACGGTGAGGCGCTATACAAAAATTGGCAGTCAATTTGAGTGCTTAGAAATGTTTCAAGTGCGCTATCAACCCTTTATTAAAGGTATTGCGGAGATACTTTAA